A stretch of the Streptomyces sp. WMMB303 genome encodes the following:
- a CDS encoding fused MFS/spermidine synthase produces METDAGGEQIPRIRTVAGGTAKLLPDIDRSRAWLLTLDGAPQSYVDLDEPGHLEFEYARRVGHLLDLAAPPAAPLDVLHLGGGALTLPRYLAATRPGSRQRVAEPDAELSAFVAEYLPLPDGAAVTVEAADGRAVLESSPAAGADVLVSDVYGGSRMPAHLTTLPYAREAARVLRPGGLYVANLADAAPFRFLASQLATFAAVFPQLALVAEPAVLRGRRFGNILLLASHAEQPVGELARRCSADPFPARVEHGTELERFTRGVRAVEDGDAVPSPEPPDGAFSLD; encoded by the coding sequence GTGGAGACCGACGCCGGCGGGGAGCAGATACCCCGCATCCGAACCGTCGCGGGCGGCACGGCCAAGCTGCTGCCGGACATCGACCGGAGCCGGGCCTGGCTGCTGACGCTGGACGGAGCCCCGCAGTCCTACGTCGACCTCGACGAGCCCGGGCACCTGGAGTTCGAGTACGCGCGCCGGGTCGGCCATCTGCTGGACCTCGCCGCACCGCCCGCAGCGCCGCTGGACGTGCTCCACCTCGGCGGGGGAGCGCTCACCCTGCCCCGCTACCTCGCCGCGACCCGTCCCGGCTCCCGGCAGCGGGTGGCCGAACCGGACGCGGAGCTGAGCGCGTTCGTCGCCGAGTATCTGCCGCTCCCGGACGGTGCCGCGGTCACGGTGGAGGCGGCCGACGGGCGGGCCGTGCTGGAGTCCTCGCCCGCGGCCGGTGCCGATGTCCTGGTCTCCGACGTGTACGGCGGTTCGCGGATGCCCGCGCATCTGACCACCCTGCCGTACGCACGCGAGGCGGCGCGGGTGCTGCGGCCCGGCGGCCTGTATGTGGCCAACCTCGCCGACGCCGCGCCGTTCCGCTTCCTCGCCTCCCAACTGGCCACGTTCGCCGCGGTCTTCCCGCAGCTCGCGCTCGTCGCGGAGCCCGCGGTGCTGCGCGGCCGCCGGTTCGGCAACATCCTGCTGCTCGCCTCGCACGCGGAGCAGCCGGTCGGGGAACTGGCCCGCCGCTGCTCGGCCGACCCGTTCCCGGCCCGGGTCGAGCACGGGACGGAGCTGGAGCGCTTCACGCGGGGTGTTCGTGCGGTCGAGGACGGCGACGCCGTGCCGTCCCCCGAACCGCCGGACGGCGCCTTCAGTCTGGACTGA
- a CDS encoding GTP-binding protein, with amino-acid sequence MSGLSHPRTAPFPVPHLTIGTLGHPGHGKTTLAAALAARGLGAAPRGPEPGRAAAARPDGHPVARRQRSRCFRYATDTRHYTVLDPALRAVPGTGPYPGGGTTVRARTDASRARAGLDGALLVVSVREGVRPGTAEQLALARRGGLAHLVVALTMADAGSDELSERVEYQARALLATHGFAGENLPAVPAVRVSARRALEGDPRWTGSIEALLDAVDTYVPLPERVPRPRHPGTGVR; translated from the coding sequence ATGTCCGGCCTCAGCCACCCGCGCACCGCCCCGTTCCCCGTCCCCCACCTCACCATCGGCACGCTGGGCCATCCCGGGCACGGCAAGACCACGCTGGCCGCCGCGCTGGCCGCCCGCGGCCTCGGGGCGGCTCCCCGCGGGCCGGAGCCGGGGCGCGCGGCAGCCGCTCGCCCGGACGGCCATCCGGTGGCGCGCAGGCAGCGCTCCCGGTGCTTCCGCTACGCCACCGACACGCGGCACTACACCGTGCTGGACCCTGCCCTGCGCGCGGTGCCCGGCACCGGCCCGTACCCCGGCGGCGGTACGACGGTCCGGGCGCGTACGGACGCCTCACGGGCCCGCGCCGGGCTGGACGGTGCGCTGCTCGTCGTCTCCGTGCGCGAGGGCGTGCGTCCGGGAACCGCCGAGCAGCTCGCGCTCGCGCGTCGCGGCGGCCTCGCCCATCTGGTCGTCGCCCTCACCATGGCCGACGCGGGCAGCGACGAGCTGAGCGAACGGGTCGAGTACCAGGCGCGGGCGCTGCTGGCGACGCACGGCTTCGCCGGGGAGAACCTCCCGGCCGTCCCGGCCGTGCGGGTCTCCGCCCGCCGCGCCCTCGAGGGCGATCCGCGCTGGACGGGCTCGATCGAGGCGCTGCTGGACGCCGTCGACACCTATGTGCCGCTGCCGGAGCGTGTGCCGCGCCCTCGGCACCCCGGGACCGGGGTGCGCTGA
- a CDS encoding TVP38/TMEM64 family protein: MPVPATQPDGLPGRLTRTLLSPWFRLALLVALLCAAATAMLLYEPQRLLAQGWPPEIAGGAAVALFGAAYGVCTAAFVPRPVLNVAAGVLFGAQAGTFSATAGTVIGAGIAFGLGRMLGQDALRTLLRGRWLSSADRQLSRHGFRSMLIIRLLPGVPFAASNYGAAVSRMRWLAFLSATALGSVPNTAAYVIAGSSAATPTSPVFLASFAFITLSGLAGAVIAWRKRAQLRGTAQGEETAPGSANPPEARTPAAPPAPVPHP, translated from the coding sequence GTGCCCGTCCCCGCCACGCAGCCAGACGGACTCCCCGGCCGTCTCACCCGGACGCTGCTCTCACCATGGTTCCGCCTCGCCCTGCTCGTCGCACTGCTGTGCGCGGCCGCGACGGCGATGCTGCTGTACGAACCCCAGCGCCTGCTCGCCCAGGGCTGGCCCCCGGAGATCGCCGGGGGCGCGGCCGTCGCCCTTTTCGGCGCCGCCTACGGGGTGTGCACCGCGGCCTTCGTCCCGCGCCCCGTACTCAACGTGGCGGCCGGTGTCCTCTTCGGCGCGCAGGCGGGCACCTTCTCGGCGACGGCCGGCACGGTGATCGGCGCGGGCATCGCCTTCGGGCTGGGCCGGATGCTCGGCCAGGACGCCCTGCGCACCCTGCTGCGAGGCCGCTGGCTGTCGTCCGCCGACCGGCAGTTGAGCCGGCACGGGTTCCGCTCGATGCTGATCATCCGGCTGCTGCCGGGCGTGCCGTTCGCGGCTTCGAACTACGGCGCGGCCGTCTCCCGGATGCGCTGGCTCGCCTTCCTGAGCGCGACCGCGCTGGGCTCGGTACCCAACACCGCGGCCTATGTCATCGCCGGGAGCAGCGCCGCGACTCCGACCTCGCCGGTCTTCCTGGCCTCGTTCGCCTTCATCACGCTCTCCGGGCTGGCCGGTGCTGTGATCGCCTGGCGCAAGCGCGCCCAGTTGCGGGGCACCGCTCAGGGCGAGGAGACGGCTCCCGGGTCCGCCAACCCGCCCGAGGCCCGCACCCCCGCCGCCCCTCCGGCACCGGTCCCCCACCCGTGA
- a CDS encoding undecaprenyl-diphosphate phosphatase yields the protein MSWFESFVLGLVQGLTEFLPISSSAHLRLVAAFAGWQDPGAAFTAVTQIGTETAVLIFFRKDIGRILAAWFRSLYSPAARSDHNAKTGWLVIVGSIPIGVLGLTFKDQIEGPFRDLRLIASTLVGLGIVLGIADRMAARDTKGGRHRARRERKSLEQLNVRDGLIYGCAQALALVPGVSRSGATISGGLFMGYRREAAARYSFLLAVPAVLASGLFELADIGEGHVSWGPTLFATALAFVVAYGVIAWFMRFISTRSFMPFVIYRILLGAALFALMAAGVLSPHAGESVG from the coding sequence ATGTCTTGGTTTGAATCCTTCGTCCTCGGACTCGTCCAGGGACTGACCGAGTTCCTCCCGATCTCCTCCAGCGCCCATCTCCGGCTGGTCGCCGCCTTCGCGGGGTGGCAGGACCCCGGTGCGGCCTTCACCGCCGTCACCCAGATCGGCACCGAGACCGCCGTCCTGATCTTCTTCCGGAAGGACATCGGCCGGATCCTCGCGGCCTGGTTCCGCTCCCTCTACAGCCCGGCGGCCCGCAGCGACCACAACGCGAAGACGGGCTGGCTCGTCATCGTCGGCTCCATCCCGATCGGAGTGCTGGGACTGACCTTCAAGGACCAGATCGAAGGCCCGTTCCGCGACCTGCGGCTGATCGCGTCCACGCTGGTGGGCCTCGGCATCGTGCTGGGCATCGCCGACCGGATGGCCGCCCGCGACACCAAGGGCGGCCGCCACCGGGCACGGCGGGAGCGGAAGTCCCTGGAACAGCTCAACGTACGCGACGGACTGATCTACGGCTGCGCCCAGGCGCTGGCACTGGTACCCGGGGTGTCCCGGTCCGGCGCCACCATCAGCGGCGGACTGTTCATGGGCTACCGGCGCGAGGCCGCCGCCCGCTATTCCTTCCTGCTCGCCGTGCCCGCGGTCCTGGCCTCCGGGCTGTTCGAACTGGCGGACATCGGCGAGGGCCACGTCTCCTGGGGACCGACCCTCTTCGCCACCGCACTGGCGTTCGTGGTGGCCTATGGCGTCATCGCCTGGTTCATGCGGTTCATCTCCACCCGCAGCTTCATGCCGTTCGTCATCTACCGGATCCTGCTCGGAGCGGCCCTCTTCGCCCTGATGGCGGCAGGCGTCCTCAGCCCGCACGCGGGCGAGTCGGTGGGCTGA
- a CDS encoding DUF6343 family protein: MSQPPQPGPDRNDGRRFRRSRSGTEPVTARSDLWLRTLLSSVGVPFFAAAAALFAWWAAASDSHSTPSDRVLTVLAALCAALALIAAIDLLVLRRRRAQERQRRRR; the protein is encoded by the coding sequence GTGTCCCAGCCACCGCAGCCCGGGCCCGACCGGAACGACGGCCGCCGCTTCCGGCGTTCCCGCTCCGGCACGGAACCGGTGACCGCGCGCAGCGATCTGTGGCTGCGCACTCTGCTGTCGTCCGTCGGAGTGCCGTTCTTCGCCGCGGCTGCCGCGCTGTTCGCCTGGTGGGCCGCGGCCTCGGACAGCCACAGCACCCCCAGCGACCGGGTGCTGACTGTGCTGGCGGCGCTGTGCGCCGCGTTGGCGCTGATCGCGGCCATCGATCTGCTGGTGCTCCGGCGCAGGCGGGCGCAGGAGCGGCAGCGGCGCCGCCGGTGA
- a CDS encoding DUF6011 domain-containing protein — MAAEEEPHGGGGERGERAEAVALPDSQPVGGRRVLCRMCGQPLRDRASRLWGLGPDCRYKLSLRTAPEPPRHEVDQDVLPGL, encoded by the coding sequence ATGGCCGCGGAGGAGGAGCCGCACGGCGGCGGAGGAGAGCGCGGCGAACGCGCCGAGGCGGTGGCCCTGCCCGACAGTCAGCCAGTCGGGGGGCGACGGGTGCTGTGCCGGATGTGCGGACAACCGCTGCGCGACCGCGCCTCCCGGCTCTGGGGCCTGGGGCCCGACTGCCGGTACAAGCTGTCCTTGCGTACCGCCCCCGAACCGCCCCGGCACGAGGTCGACCAGGACGTGCTGCCCGGGCTGTGA
- a CDS encoding chaplin, with translation MRIRTALVVGALSATALLGSTGTAVAGDDPVVGVTGNSPGILSGDNVQVPVKVGANVCGNPLLVPLLSPAAQNYCKNHF, from the coding sequence ATGCGTATCCGTACCGCCCTCGTGGTCGGCGCCCTCAGCGCCACCGCACTGCTCGGCTCCACCGGAACCGCCGTCGCCGGCGACGATCCGGTGGTGGGAGTGACCGGCAACTCGCCCGGCATCCTCTCGGGCGACAACGTCCAGGTACCCGTGAAGGTGGGTGCGAACGTCTGCGGCAACCCGCTGCTGGTCCCGCTGCTGAGCCCGGCGGCGCAGAACTACTGCAAGAACCACTTCTAG
- a CDS encoding DMT family transporter: MSALTMAVLLSLVSAVSYALAAIVQEKIATSTEPSRWRLLGSGMWWTAAALQGAGALLHVAALAQGPLTVVQPLGVLTLVLAAPLAALLGRRPVTTSAWRGIVLVSAGLAGILLLTGDTGVGSLDSGGQFLLAGCVLGLIALLAGAASALGRTVHGRLGALRSTALALAAGVAYGAASVFVKSLAEGWASAPLSVSVPLASLTVVLAAIGLASSQASYRDGGLATPLATATVANPVVAAAAGILLLEESFRYGATGTVLALAAGALTTWGLVVLTSDSARQARAEETGQPRRASRPGRADGPDRADGPDRGPAAESAVLRVSEAEVHTVVPRPRTSPAHPTGGRTVTLSAP, from the coding sequence ATGAGCGCGCTGACCATGGCGGTGCTGCTCTCGCTGGTATCCGCGGTGAGCTACGCACTGGCCGCGATCGTGCAGGAGAAGATCGCCACCTCGACCGAGCCGAGCCGATGGAGGCTGCTGGGGTCCGGGATGTGGTGGACCGCAGCGGCGCTGCAGGGGGCGGGAGCACTGCTGCATGTGGCGGCGCTCGCCCAGGGGCCGCTGACCGTCGTTCAGCCACTCGGCGTTCTCACGCTCGTACTCGCCGCCCCGCTGGCGGCGCTCCTGGGCCGGCGGCCGGTGACCACCTCCGCGTGGCGGGGCATCGTCCTGGTCTCGGCCGGCCTGGCCGGCATTCTGCTGCTGACCGGGGACACGGGCGTGGGTTCCCTCGACAGTGGCGGTCAGTTCCTCCTCGCGGGCTGCGTCCTGGGGCTGATCGCGCTGCTGGCGGGCGCGGCGTCTGCGCTGGGGCGTACGGTGCACGGCCGCCTCGGCGCCCTGCGGAGCACGGCGCTGGCGCTGGCCGCCGGGGTGGCGTACGGCGCTGCTTCGGTCTTCGTCAAGTCGCTCGCCGAGGGCTGGGCCTCGGCTCCGCTCTCCGTCTCCGTGCCGCTCGCGAGTCTGACGGTGGTGCTGGCAGCCATCGGGCTGGCGAGTTCGCAGGCGTCCTACCGGGACGGCGGTCTGGCGACTCCGCTGGCGACCGCCACCGTGGCCAACCCGGTGGTCGCAGCGGCGGCCGGGATACTGCTGCTGGAGGAGAGCTTCCGGTACGGCGCGACCGGCACGGTGCTGGCGCTGGCCGCGGGCGCGCTGACCACCTGGGGGCTGGTCGTCCTGACGTCCGACAGCGCACGGCAGGCACGCGCGGAGGAGACCGGGCAGCCCCGCCGCGCGTCCCGGCCGGGAAGGGCCGACGGACCGGATCGCGCAGACGGGCCGGATCGCGGCCCGGCAGCGGAGTCCGCTGTGCTGCGGGTGTCCGAGGCGGAGGTGCACACCGTGGTTCCCCGCCCCCGCACGTCGCCGGCGCATCCGACCGGTGGCCGCACCGTAACTCTGTCCGCGCCCTGA
- the lnt gene encoding apolipoprotein N-acyltransferase, with protein MPPWPASRWARRVLPPVAGALPVLAFPAPALWWLAYAALVPWLLLLRAAPSGRAAALAGWSGGTGFMLAMHHWLMPSLHVFIVLLAALLGLLWLPWGWLVHRLLSGAPGAGRLAAAVVLVPSGWLLAELVRSWEYLGGPWGLLGASQWEVRPALRLASVGGVWLVSFLVVAVNTALVALTALPRARAAALVALVSVAATGASAWVWAPRPEPAGHTRVAVVQIGETQSRQERFARGEELTRRLADRDPDLIVWGESSVGYDLADRPALVRRLSTLSRQTGAPLLVNVDARRSDRPGIYKSSVLVDERGLTGQRYDKMRLVPFGEYVPARSVLGWATSVGRAAGEDRRRGEEPVVMRAGGLRFGPLICFETAFPDMSRQLAAEHARMVVAQSSTSSFQHSWAPEQHASLGALRAAESGRPVVHATLTGVSALYGPGGERLGAPMGTGTSAARLTEVPLASGRTLYVRFGDWTVRLALTALAAYGVAEGARAVRARGARGRTQLSTTAPVRR; from the coding sequence ATGCCGCCGTGGCCGGCGTCCCGCTGGGCCCGTCGGGTGCTGCCGCCGGTGGCGGGCGCGCTGCCGGTGCTGGCGTTCCCGGCGCCCGCACTGTGGTGGCTGGCGTACGCGGCGCTGGTGCCGTGGCTGCTGCTGTTGCGCGCTGCGCCGTCGGGCCGCGCGGCCGCGCTCGCCGGATGGTCGGGCGGTACGGGGTTCATGCTGGCGATGCACCACTGGCTGATGCCGAGCCTGCATGTGTTCATCGTCCTGCTGGCCGCGCTGCTGGGACTGTTGTGGCTGCCCTGGGGCTGGCTGGTGCACCGGCTGCTGAGCGGCGCTCCCGGGGCCGGCCGGCTGGCGGCGGCCGTGGTGCTCGTTCCGTCGGGCTGGCTGCTGGCCGAACTGGTCAGGTCCTGGGAGTACCTGGGCGGCCCGTGGGGGCTGCTGGGTGCGAGCCAGTGGGAGGTGCGGCCCGCCTTGCGCCTGGCCTCTGTGGGTGGCGTGTGGCTGGTGAGCTTCCTGGTGGTGGCCGTGAACACCGCGCTGGTCGCGCTGACGGCGCTGCCGCGTGCCCGGGCGGCCGCCCTGGTGGCACTGGTGTCCGTCGCCGCCACCGGCGCGTCCGCCTGGGTGTGGGCGCCCCGGCCCGAACCGGCGGGCCACACCCGGGTCGCCGTCGTGCAGATCGGGGAGACGCAGTCGCGTCAGGAGCGGTTCGCGCGCGGCGAGGAGCTGACCCGCCGACTGGCCGACCGCGACCCGGACCTGATCGTGTGGGGGGAGAGCAGCGTCGGCTACGACCTGGCCGACCGTCCGGCGCTGGTGCGCAGACTGTCCACGCTCTCCCGGCAGACGGGGGCTCCGCTGCTGGTGAACGTCGACGCGCGGCGCAGCGACCGGCCGGGTATCTACAAGAGTTCGGTGCTCGTGGACGAACGGGGGCTCACCGGGCAGCGCTACGACAAGATGCGGCTGGTGCCCTTCGGCGAGTACGTCCCGGCCCGGTCGGTGCTCGGCTGGGCGACCTCGGTGGGCCGTGCGGCGGGTGAGGACCGCAGGCGCGGCGAGGAACCGGTGGTGATGCGGGCGGGTGGACTGCGGTTCGGTCCGCTGATCTGCTTCGAGACGGCCTTCCCGGACATGAGCAGGCAGCTGGCCGCCGAGCACGCCCGGATGGTGGTGGCACAGTCCTCGACCTCCTCCTTCCAGCACAGTTGGGCACCGGAGCAGCACGCGTCACTGGGGGCGCTGCGGGCGGCCGAGTCGGGGCGCCCCGTGGTGCACGCGACGCTCACCGGGGTGAGCGCGCTGTACGGCCCCGGCGGCGAGCGGCTGGGGGCTCCGATGGGCACCGGTACCAGCGCGGCGCGGCTCACCGAGGTGCCACTGGCCTCGGGGAGGACGCTCTATGTGCGCTTCGGCGACTGGACGGTACGGCTCGCGCTGACCGCGCTGGCGGCCTACGGGGTGGCGGAGGGAGCGCGTGCGGTACGCGCGCGCGGGGCGCGGGGCCGCACGCAGCTCAGCACGACTGCTCCAGTGCGTCGTTGA
- a CDS encoding Gfo/Idh/MocA family oxidoreductase — protein sequence MRIGVIGLGDIATKAYLPVLMAQPDLEPHLVTRTPATLAAVGDAYRIPAAHRHTDLDGLLAAGPDAAFVHAATSAHPELVRRLLEAGVPTFVDKPLAYELAASRALVELAERRGTGLAVGFNRRHAPGYAQCREHPRELILLQKHRVGLPEDPRRAVLDDFIHVVDTLRFLIPGEPDRIDVRARVRDGLLHHVVLQLAGDGFTALGAMNRLSGSAQEVLEVSGQDAKREVRDLAEIVDHKGQPSVRRRGDWVPVARQRGIEQCVLAFLGTVRDGRTPDARDALRTHELCERVVNDALEQSC from the coding sequence GTGCGGATCGGCGTGATCGGACTCGGCGACATCGCCACAAAGGCGTACCTGCCGGTACTCATGGCCCAGCCGGACCTGGAGCCGCACCTGGTCACCCGCACCCCGGCCACCCTGGCCGCCGTCGGCGACGCCTACCGGATCCCGGCCGCCCACCGCCACACCGACCTGGACGGACTGCTCGCCGCCGGGCCGGACGCCGCCTTCGTGCACGCCGCCACCAGCGCACACCCGGAGCTGGTCCGGCGGCTGCTGGAGGCGGGCGTGCCCACCTTCGTCGACAAGCCCCTCGCCTACGAGCTCGCCGCCTCCCGCGCCCTGGTGGAGCTGGCCGAGCGCCGCGGCACCGGCCTCGCGGTCGGCTTCAACCGGCGGCACGCCCCCGGGTACGCGCAGTGCCGGGAGCACCCGCGGGAGCTGATCCTCCTGCAGAAGCACCGCGTGGGCCTGCCCGAGGACCCCCGCCGCGCGGTGCTCGACGACTTCATCCACGTCGTCGACACGCTCCGCTTCCTCATCCCCGGCGAGCCGGACCGGATCGACGTGCGGGCCCGGGTCCGCGACGGGCTGCTGCACCACGTCGTGCTCCAGCTCGCGGGCGACGGCTTCACCGCGCTCGGCGCCATGAACCGGCTCTCCGGCTCGGCCCAGGAGGTCCTGGAGGTCTCCGGCCAGGACGCCAAGCGCGAGGTCCGCGACCTGGCGGAGATCGTCGACCACAAGGGCCAGCCCAGCGTCCGCCGCCGCGGCGACTGGGTGCCCGTCGCTCGGCAGCGCGGCATCGAGCAGTGCGTGCTCGCCTTCCTGGGGACCGTGCGGGACGGCAGGACGCCCGATGCGCGGGACGCTCTGCGCACCCACGAGCTGTGCGAACGCGTCGTCAACGACGCACTGGAGCAGTCGTGCTGA
- a CDS encoding FAD-dependent monooxygenase, which yields MSPPHALVIGAGIGGLAAAAALGDRGWTVTVLERAPRLESVGAGIALAPNGLRALDVIGLGDPVRDLRTWTGQGGVRAPSGRWLARTTADRAAARFGDPTVLLSRAALVDLLRARLPASVELRTGAAATLADPGSRTRPASVTTADGATRTADLVVAADGIHSPARRALFPAHPGPRYAGCTTWRFLAERPAGEVEPHETWGRGGIWGTQTLPDGRVYAYAAAVLPAGQQHPEGERAALLRLYGTWHRPIPQLLAEVPDSAVLRNDVHHLIDPLPSQHAGRVALLGDAAHPMTPGLGQGGNQALEDAAVLARFADPAGEPAEALARYTRHRLPRTTEVVRRSARASRATTLTGAASCMLRDAALVALDHLAPAAALRAFAGIADWRPPPRTYAAQSQSAPQ from the coding sequence GTGAGCCCGCCCCACGCTCTCGTCATCGGTGCCGGTATCGGCGGGCTGGCGGCCGCGGCCGCACTCGGCGACCGCGGTTGGACCGTCACCGTCCTGGAACGCGCCCCGCGGCTGGAGTCCGTCGGCGCCGGCATCGCCCTCGCCCCCAACGGGCTGCGCGCCCTGGACGTGATCGGCCTCGGCGACCCCGTACGCGACCTGCGCACCTGGACGGGGCAGGGAGGTGTGCGCGCCCCGTCGGGCCGCTGGCTCGCCCGGACGACCGCGGACCGGGCAGCCGCGCGCTTCGGCGACCCCACGGTGCTGCTCTCCCGCGCCGCCCTCGTCGACCTCCTGCGCGCCAGGCTGCCCGCCTCCGTCGAACTGCGCACCGGGGCCGCCGCCACTCTCGCCGACCCGGGTTCCCGCACCCGCCCCGCCTCGGTGACCACCGCGGACGGTGCGACCCGCACCGCCGATCTCGTCGTCGCCGCCGACGGCATCCACTCGCCGGCCCGCCGCGCCCTCTTCCCCGCACACCCGGGTCCGCGCTACGCGGGCTGCACCACCTGGCGCTTCCTCGCCGAGCGCCCCGCGGGCGAGGTCGAGCCGCACGAGACCTGGGGGAGGGGCGGGATATGGGGCACCCAGACCCTCCCGGACGGCAGGGTCTACGCCTACGCGGCCGCCGTGCTTCCCGCCGGGCAGCAGCACCCGGAGGGCGAACGCGCCGCGCTGCTGCGGCTGTACGGCACCTGGCACCGGCCGATCCCGCAGCTCCTCGCGGAGGTGCCGGACAGCGCCGTACTGCGCAACGACGTCCACCATCTGATCGATCCGCTGCCCTCGCAGCACGCCGGGCGGGTCGCGCTGCTGGGCGACGCGGCCCACCCCATGACGCCCGGCCTGGGGCAGGGCGGCAACCAGGCGCTGGAGGATGCGGCCGTGCTGGCCCGGTTCGCCGACCCGGCGGGCGAGCCCGCCGAGGCGCTGGCGCGCTACACCCGGCACCGGCTGCCCCGCACCACCGAGGTCGTGCGGCGCTCGGCCCGCGCCAGTCGTGCGACGACCCTGACCGGCGCCGCGAGCTGCATGCTGCGCGACGCGGCACTCGTCGCCCTCGACCACCTCGCCCCCGCCGCCGCGCTCCGCGCCTTCGCGGGGATCGCCGACTGGCGGCCGCCGCCTCGCACGTATGCTGCCCAGTCACAGTCAGCACCGCAGTAG
- a CDS encoding TetR family transcriptional regulator: MTARAAATPRATLIADTAIRLLAERGMRGLTHRAVDEAAGLPPGSTSNHARTRAALLEAAVRRLTELEGAVLHTADMAAAAGAAEGPGPFAGLVATALHRHLTRHRALLVARYELALEATRRPELRAHYDRTGLSDFAGPLRTLLTAAGSSDPQRHALSLLAWCDGILFSCTAGTFNSTVPTEEELRESVREILTGMLAPRG; this comes from the coding sequence ATGACTGCACGTGCGGCCGCCACTCCCCGCGCCACGCTGATCGCCGACACCGCCATCAGGCTGCTGGCGGAGCGCGGCATGCGCGGGCTCACCCATCGCGCGGTGGACGAGGCGGCCGGACTGCCACCGGGCTCCACCTCGAACCACGCGCGCACCCGGGCAGCCCTGCTGGAGGCGGCCGTACGGCGGCTGACGGAACTGGAGGGCGCCGTGCTGCACACCGCGGACATGGCGGCGGCCGCCGGGGCGGCCGAGGGACCCGGCCCGTTCGCCGGTCTCGTCGCGACCGCGCTGCACCGCCATCTGACCCGGCACCGCGCCCTGCTGGTGGCCCGCTACGAACTGGCGCTGGAGGCCACCCGCCGCCCGGAACTGCGGGCGCACTACGACAGGACCGGGCTGAGCGACTTCGCCGGGCCGCTGCGCACCTTGCTCACCGCAGCCGGCTCCAGCGACCCCCAGCGGCACGCCCTCTCGCTGCTGGCCTGGTGCGACGGGATCCTCTTCAGCTGCACGGCGGGCACCTTCAACAGCACCGTCCCCACCGAGGAGGAACTGCGGGAGAGCGTGCGGGAGATTCTCACCGGGATGCTGGCACCGCGCGGCTGA
- a CDS encoding DinB family protein, giving the protein MTTHEDQPAAGLRTAPQEGAAGGRSGQPQGPPVGAVSGLPLPQGDGAERQLLEQWLDFQRATLAAKCAGLSDEQLRTASAPPSGLTLLGLVRHLTKVERHWFRFVFGEADSEPLYSSKDKPDGDFAVADADSGARTLAVWRQEVDRARRSAAARSLDDTGTSPWRPAWTNSLRWIHLHVIGEYARHNGHADLLRERIDGRTGF; this is encoded by the coding sequence ATGACCACACACGAGGACCAGCCGGCCGCCGGGCTGCGGACCGCGCCCCAGGAGGGAGCGGCCGGCGGCCGCAGCGGGCAGCCCCAGGGACCGCCGGTCGGCGCGGTGAGCGGACTCCCACTACCCCAGGGCGACGGAGCCGAGCGGCAACTGCTGGAGCAGTGGCTGGACTTCCAGCGCGCCACGCTGGCCGCCAAGTGCGCCGGGCTCAGCGACGAGCAGCTCAGGACCGCCTCGGCGCCGCCCTCCGGGCTGACGCTGCTGGGACTGGTGCGGCACCTGACCAAGGTGGAACGGCACTGGTTCCGGTTCGTGTTCGGTGAGGCGGACTCCGAGCCGCTCTACTCCTCGAAAGACAAACCGGACGGCGACTTCGCGGTGGCGGACGCGGACAGCGGAGCGCGGACGCTGGCCGTCTGGCGGCAGGAGGTCGACCGGGCCCGCAGGTCAGCGGCCGCACGCTCGCTCGACGACACGGGAACCAGCCCGTGGCGTCCGGCCTGGACCAACTCCCTGCGGTGGATCCATCTGCACGTGATCGGTGAATACGCGCGGCACAACGGCCACGCCGATCTGCTGCGGGAGCGCATCGACGGCAGGACCGGCTTCTGA